The window CGCAGGTGAAGATGCATGGCCACGGATCGGCCCGTACGTGGGGATTTTCGTTACCATGCGCCGCCGTTGGGTAGGAATCCGATGCGGATTGGCATAGTTTGCAACATTTCATCGCCCAGGGTGGCCGTCCAGACGCGTGCGTGAGCCGCCTTCGCCGTGGAGTCGTGCGATtgcccggccgccgcgggtctcgaggtcgacggcggcacgagCCTGCCTCTCACTGTCCAGGAGGATGGGATGATGCATGATGCACGATGCACCGGGCTCTTTGGCCGCTATTCTTGGTAGATGCACTTGCTCGCAATCCGTctcgcgaggccgacgagggcttccatctcgccgccgccacgtcCAACGAGCAATTCCGCTCCGCGAACCTCATGGCAAACATGCATCGGAGCGAATCGCCCGGCAGATTGCTTCATCTCGTCTTAATCTCGTCTCCATCTCGCTCTTCATCTCGTCTTCATCTCGCTCTTCAGCTCGCTCTTCATCTCTTAGAGGATGCGGTGGACCATGTCGATGGCAAAGGGAGCTGCACCACCGGATCGGACCGTCTCGTCAGCACCTCGCTCGGCCCAAGAGGAACGGCCGCCGGTCGGAGGGGGCGGAAAGCTACGCACAGAGATATAACATAAAGGCAGTGGCGACAACCTGCTGGACGGTAAaggtcgcctcggcctccatGGCCCGAATCTCCTCGGGAGACTGCTGCGGGGGGGCAACTGCGAGGAGCACGTCAGCGCTGGCTGCTCCGGAAGCCGTCGTCAcgggacggcggcatcgacgtaCATCCTCCAAACATCTTGATGCGGACGCCGACGGTTtatggccgtcgtcgagatggatAGCGGTCGTCGAGATGGGTAAATGGACACGTCTGGCGAGGACAGGATAGTCAATGGTGACGCTCGAGTGGAAAATTCAGGAGCCTGACGGGCGAGGCTAGCCGCTACGGGAAATCTTGCCAGAGTCCAGCTTCGGGCCGAGAGTGGCCGATGTCGTCCTGACCTTACAGCGAATGCGGGCCGCCGGAGCGCGCTGTGGTCCCCTGTCGGCCAACCGACGGTGAGCCCCGTCTATCAGGCACAAAGTACTCCCCCTCCTACTTTGTATGCGTCTGTACATGGTGCGGTAAATCCCTGTGATAGCCGCGGCCGCGCAGCCCACCGACGGCACGCCGACAGACGGACCTCCATCAGCAGCCAGATGGCTCCtccctcatcctcctcctccctccctcctttcccctcatcctcatcctcctcctcctcctcctcctcctcctcctcctcctcctcgtctgccaccgcctcctccgccgccgtcgtctcctcgagCACATCTCGAGCCATTGTCAAGGTATTCATTCCCGTGGCACGCGGAGCGAGAGGCcctgccgccatcgccgcctcccaACGCTCGCTCGCTGACCGCCACTGCAGTTGCCGTAGACAGGGCCTCTACTGCCAGCCCTCGATCGTGTCCCCCCGCGGCGTCTGCTCGTCACCACCGAGGATCAGGCCGtccgtcgcccgtcgtctccccTTGCCCTCGGGCGAACAATTCCCGCACGGCAAGGCCCGCGCCTCCCGCCCGAGTCCCCATGGCCTCCCGACTGGCTCGTGCCGGGGGCATGCCCCTGCGTCCCTCGGCCTCCCCTCTCGGCTTCGTGGCCCGCTCCCGGTGCTTCTACCAGACGTCGAGCCTTCCCGGCAAggtcgacgcggccaaggccaaggcggagaGCGAGCGTCCGTACTCGAGGAAGCCGCAGTACGGCGAGATGAAGCGGCTTCGTGCCCAGTGCAAGGAGCCCTGGAAGGACTTCACCGCTCGGCATATCGGTCCCCGTGAGGacgacatcgtcgacatGCTCAAGGCCCTCGGTCCCGGCGCCGAAACGCTCGACTCGTTCGTGTCCCAGGTCATCCCCGCCGACATCATGCTGCCGCCGCAGAAAAAGGTGCAGCCCAAGGCGCTGTCCGAGACCGAGGTTCGTCGCGTCTTCAAGGCCATGGAGCGAAGCAACAAGGTCCGCGTCTGGATGAACGGCGGTGGCTACTACCCCGTGGAGACGCCCGCCGTCATCAAGCGAAACATACTCGAGAACCCGGCGTGGTACACGAGCTACACGCCCTACCAGGCCGAGATCAGCCAGGGTCGCCTGCAGTCGCTGCTCAACTTCCAAACCATGGTCTCGGACCTCACCGGTCTCCCCGTCGCCAACGCGagcctgctcgacgagggcaccgccgccgccgaggccatgacCATGTCGCTCAACAACCTGTCCACGTCGCGGGCGAAGCGACCGGGCAAGACGTACGTCGTCTCGAGCCTCGTCCACCACAACACCTTCCGCGTCATGCACGGCCGCGCCGAGGGCTTCGGCGTCCATCTTCGCCAGGtggacctcgccgacgccgccgccctcgagcaggtcgaggcgctcggcgaggatctcgtcggcatcatggccCAGTACCCCGACaccaacggcggcgtcggcgaccttcgggccctcggcgacctcgccCATCGCCACGGCACCCTCTTCAGCGTGGCGACGGACCTCTCGGCCCTGACCATCCTCACGCCCCCCGGCGAgttcggcgccgacgtcgcctttGGCAACTCGCAGCGCTTCGGCGTCCCCTTGGGCTGCGGCGGCCCCCACGCCGCCTTCATGGCCGTCAAGGAGTCGAGCAAGCGACGCCTTCCCGGCCGCATCATCGGCCTCTCCAAGGACCGCACCGGCAACCGAGCCCTCCGGCTGGCCCTGCAGACGCGGGAGCAGCACATTCGCCgcgagaaggcgacgagcaATGTGTGCACCGCCCAGGCCCTGCTCGCCAACATGGCCGCCATGTACGCCATCTATCACGGGCCGGCCCAGCTCAAGGAGATGGCCGTCAACAACCTCCGCTACGCCCGCATGctgcaggccgccgccggccactacggcctcgacgtctcgACCAAGACGCTCGaccccgacggccgcgtcctGTCCGACACGGTGACGCTTCGCTTCGCGacgcccgccgcctgctACGCCTTCTACGACGAGCTCATGAAGCAGTCCATCAGCGGCGGCAAGTCGCCCACGACCGACGAGatccgtctcgccgtcccCGCCACCTTCTCCCAGGACCAGTTCGTGcgcgtcgtcatggccatgcaGGCCGTTGCCGGCCGCAacgcagccgacgacgccctcgacgtcgcctcgCACCAGTGGACGGCCCAGCTCGCGCAGTCGTCGGCGGACCTCGTCAAGGGAATCCCCGACGCCGTACGCCGAGAGTCGAACTTCCTGACGCATCCCGTCTTCAACACGCACCACAGCGAGACGGAGATGCTGCGATACATGCACCACCTTCAGTCCAAGGACCTGTCCCTCGTCCACTCCATGATCCCCCTCGGCTCCTGCACCATGAAGCTCAACGGCACCACGCAAATGGagctcatcggcggcgagggcgtctcCAACGTGCACCCGTACGCGCCCGCCGACTCGACGCTGGGGTACCGCAAGCTCTTCAACGCCACGTCGGCCCAGCTCTCGGCCCTGACCGGCATGGCCGCCACCTCGCTGCAGCCCAACTCGGGCGCCCAGGGCGAGTTCGCCGGCCTCCGCGTCATCCGCAAGTTTCACGAGCAGCAGCCCGGGAGCAAGCGCGACATCTGCCTGATTCCCGTGTCCGCCCACGGCACGAACCCCGCGTcggccaccatggccggcatGCGCGTCGTCCCCATCAAGTGcgacgccgagacgggcaacctcgacctcgtcgacctcgaggccaagtGCAAGAagcacgaggccgagctgggcGCCATCATGGTCACCTACCCGAGCACCTTTGGCGTCTTCGAGCCCGACATCCGCAAGGTCTGCGACCTCGTCCATGCCCACGGCGGCTTGGTCTACATGGACGGCGCCAACATGAACGCCCAGATCGGCCTGACCTCgcccggcgccctcggcgccgacgtttGCCACCTCAACCTGCACAAGACCTTCTGCATTccccacggcggcggcggccccggcATCGGCCCCATCTGCGTCAAGGACTTCCTCGAACCGTTCCTGCCGAGCAAGCACGACCAGACGCCCATCTCGAGCGCGCCCTTTGGCAGCGCGAGCATCGTGCCCATCAGCTGGGCCTACATCTCCACCATGGGTAAGTAAGCCTGGCCGACCTCTGCCGCCGTGCGAATCCCCCTGTGACCGCTGACCGTTCCGTCCGTCGTACAGGTGACGAGGGTCTGCGCAAGGCGACCAAGACGGCCCTTCTCAACGCCAACTACCTTCTCGCCCGCCTCAAGGCGCACTACCCGATCCTCTACACCAACGACAAGGGGCGCTGCGCGCACGAGTTCATCATCGACGCGAGGCCGTTCAAGGCCTCGGCGGGcatcgaggtcgtcgacatcgccaAGCGTCTCCAGGACTACGGCTTCCACGCGCCGACCATGAGCTGGCCGGTGCCCGGCACGCTTATGATTGAGCCGACGGAGAGCGAGAGcaaggaggagctcgaccgcttcgtcgaggccatgatCAGCATCCGCGAGGAGATtcgcgaggtcgaggacggcaagcAACCGAGGGAGGGCAACGTGCTGCGCAACTCGCCGCACACGCAGGCGGACATCATCCTGGGCGACGGTGGCAGCTGGGACAGGCCTTACTCGCGCCAGAAGGCCGCCTACCCGCTGCCGTACCTGCTGGAGAAGAAGTTctggccgacggtgacgcgcGTCGATGACAGTGAGTTTGCCTGACACCCCCGGACCCGACGAAATCTGGCTGATCTTTTCGCAGCGTACGGAGACACGAACCTGTTCTGCACCTGCCCCCCCGTCGAGGACACGACGCAGCAATAACCCACCGGGGTAGCGCTTCCGTCATGCTTGGACCTGATTTATGGCGGACATTTTTGTTTTGGATGTTCACGACTGGTCTTTTACTGGCACGTGGGTGTGCGTCtttgttttttttttttgttcCCGTCTATTGAACATGGCTGGCGGCAAGATATACCGATTGCAATTCAACATACAGGGCGTCTCGCGGAATGGACAAAGAAGAGTGGACGTGCAAGGCTCGAAGGAGAAAACGAAACGTCTCATTTTCAACATGGGGAATAgacacggccatggcgagtcGAGCGAAGAGTACAAAGCAAGCCGGTGTGCACGTAGGTAGATGCAAAAAAATGCTTCCGTGGTTTTTCTGCTCGAATGGCGTGTATCATGGCGACTGTCATTCATTACTGGCGGATgcttcaccgccgccggtccAAGCCACTCGGCCGAGCTACAGCTCAAACACCaaggcgacgccgtcatcccCGGCCGTGACGATCCTCTCCCCCGTAACGCCTTGGGCGAAGCCGAGGActccgccgccctcgccctcgccccggTGGCCCTTCCATTCCTTCTgcaggccggcctcgacagCGGTGGCGGCGCCCGAGGTGCCGCCCCTCAGGTCCCAGCGAcggacgacgccgtccaTGCCGCAGCTCGTCAGCAGCCACGAGTTGGGGACAAACTCGATCTTGACGACCGAGTGGTCctcgtgggcggcggcgatgtgACGGCGGACGACAAAGCGACGGGTGGCGTCGTagacgacgatgctgccatcgacggagccggccgccagcagggtggtgggtggcgccgtcgaggcgagaGAGATGGCCAGCGACTCGACGCTGTCGCCCTGCGTCTGCAGCGAGGCGAGGATCTGGCCACCGGCAGCCGGGTCGGCGGACTGGGCGGCGCCCGCGACGCGTGGGAGGGAGACGATcttgacggtgccgccggcgccaccgacggcgacaaaggcTCCCTTGGGatcgacggccatggagtacaagccaccgtcgacgatgaagcgctggtcgtcggccgtgagCGAGACGACGGTCATGCCGTTGTCCCCGACGAGacccttggcggcggcagcgcccCATACGTCCCAGACGTACAGGCTGctgtcctcggcgacggtggccaGCAGCTGGCCGTCGGGCGTCCAGGCGCCGGCGGTGCAGGAGCCGGTGTGGAGGAAGTAGGACTGCACAATCTGCAGGGGATTGGAAGGGTCCGAGGGGTCGACGGTGTAGACCCAGACGGAGCCGTCcgaggcgccgagggcgacggcgttttggttcgacggcgacgggcagggCGCGAGCCAGTTGatctcctcgacctcctgCATCTCGCCGAGCAGGCTCATGGCGAGAGGGGCCGGGGGCTTGACGTCGGCCTTCCAGGCGCGCAGGCGTCCGTCCAAGCCGGCGctgacgagggcgtcgccgcgggGCAGCGTCCAGCACAGGGCGTTGATGGAGTCGGtgtggccgtcgagctcgaagAGGCTGGCCAACGGCGTCGTCTGGGgcgcttcggcggcggcggcggggtcGGTTGCGTAGCTGGGAGGGAGGACGGGGCGGGACTTGGCAGCCGAGGTGTCGAACAGCCATCCGGCGCCGGGGGCGTCGTCTTCCCGGCCGGCGGAGCCTCCCACAGCGACGAGGGACGGGTGCACGGGGTGCtgggcgatggcgaagagGGAGTCTTGGGGCTCGTCGAAGTAGGCGATGGAGTCGTTGTGCAGGATGAGCTCCtcgcgggcgtcgtcgtcatccgagtccatggccacgtcgtcggctttGCTGTCTATaatctcgtcggcctcgtcggcggcgagcatgTCTTCGAGGTCCTCATCGGGACGCTCGACGTTGTCACGCTCGTTGGGAGACATGAGGTCCGAGGGTACCGGCAGGGAGCAGAGCAGGGTCGAGGGATTCAGAGTGGACGTGGCGCTATGTTGCCGTATTGTTTGCGTCGCCAATGGAGGAGAGAGGGAGCGTGGGGACGGGAACGCTCGTGACCGTGTTCCTTTCAAGGCGGAGGGCACACCTGGGCTTGGAATTCCGTAGCTGCGCGCCGCGAGACGGCTTCTTGGACACGGCTGCTTCGACACGGTTGCTTCGACACGGTTGCTTCGAGAAGGATGCTCCGAGAAGGATGCTCCGAGAAGGATGCTTCGACACGGCTGCTTCGACACGGCTGCTTCGACACGGTTGCTTCGACACGGCTTTGTTTCGAGTCGGGTTGCTTCGAAAAGATTGCTTCTAGAAAGATGCTTCGAGAAAGATGCTTCGAGAAGGATGCTTCGAGAAGATTGCTTGATAAGATTGCTTGATAAGATTGCTTGATAAGCGGTATGCATTCGAGGTGATAGTGAGGGCGGGAATGTCATGGTGCCATTGGCTTGTCCCGGCGGGGCGGCTGTTAACCTGCCGGCATCCCATCCAATGGTTACTTACCCCTCAACGCCGCCAGCAACAACAGTCTTTGACCCAGCATCAAGATTCACCTTTGGTGATCTCGCGCGTCTCTAGGGTAAGCTTCGCTCCTTCTTGAATCCTTATACACGTATTATACTGTAAGTGTTAAAAAtaactagtatttatactggtaagactacccaaataggatactattcTATTCTATAATATGCTTCTTcttgcagcagcaggcggcagtactactgctagccAAGGTACGACCAGTATTCCAAGAGTACGAAGTCGACGACAAAGTCGACCAGTTGTTCGAAGTCGACACGCGACTTACCAGGCGCCGTATTGCAGTAGCCGCCGTATTGCAGTATTGCTACCAGCCACTACATGGTCAATTGTTGAGACAATTAAATCGAGCCATCATATTACCAACCAACTGCACGGCCAATTGAGGTACTTTCAACTGCACCTCTTGCAAATTGTAAGAGTATATGAGTTAACTACCTTGCCCCGACCTGAAGTTAGGAGGAACAAGGAAGAGGCAATCAACCAAGATTTCAATCTATACATTCTACCTATTTTATCTCCAATCCGTATGACAGTACCAGAAGTAGTAGTGCTGTTCACACTAACTGCattatactattattacAAAACTTCTGACACGGGGGGAGGGTATGTCACGAATATATAATTACTACGTTCTATTTATTTTCGTTTCGTACGACTATTCCACGCACCATCGTCCCGTACATAGACTCGTCCTCGGGATCCGGCGCGTGCGTCGACGTACTATCCCTGGCCGTACCCAGTAATAACGATCCCTGCAtccaggcgacggcggaatcgtgctagtaccagcgGTTGGTCCGGATGTTGTCGATGGACTGAATCCACCCGTAACAGCAACTAGTATTTGTGTCAAGTAGTTCACTGTACATCCTGGCGGTGGTGGTACGGTGCTGGTGCCGAGAGTTGGTCCGAATGTTGTCCAAGTGCCATCCCTGCCCGTGACGGTAATAACGATTTGCCCAAAGCAGTTCGCCCTGCAtccaggtcgacggcggaatcgtgctagtaccagcagttggtccGAATGTCGTCGATGAACCGAACCTGCCCGTGACAGGAATATGATTTGCGTATAGCAGTTcaccgtacatgcaggtggGTGTTGAATCGTGCCGGCGCCATGAGTTGGACCGAAGGTCGGGACAGTCCTAAACCCAACCCGTGGCTGTAATGACAGCAGTCGTAATGCAGTTCACAGTACATCCTGGTGTTGGTGGAATGAATGGTGCtcgtaccagcagttggtccaaaggtggtTTGCGTGACGAGACTGCCTGTAACGGCAACGATAACTTTTGTGAAGGAGTTGACTCCCGCTGAACTGCCTGCGACGTGTCAAGCCAACAATTCTGCGTGCGTACGGGTATATACAGTACTGACTGGCTCACGTGCCGCTACTGTTTCTCCTACAAGTGTACTCATCATACTGGCAGTGCTGCAGTCGCaaaagtagttgtacttgccctACCTCCCCATCTGCTGCAgacggcaagtacatgtaccaccTACTCAGCGGGCACCATGGACTCTTCGTTTGGCATTATTATTCACACTACGTAGCACGCAGCACGCAGTGTTGGTTGCTGCGAGTCCCGATGCCTTCGTCGCTCGACACGAGCTGCTCATCTCCATTCCCTTTCACCCATCCGCCGCCCCTTCTCCTCCACGTGACGGAAGCTCGCTCTCATCTCATGGCTCGCGGCGCATCAATCacgaccgaccgacggccgccacACTACAGTCAGTTGGATTCATTCACGTCATCGATAGCTGCCTTGTTCGCATCATGGTGTATAGTGTTCATATATAAAATAAAACAAAAGTGTCAAACGCTCGCATGCTGATACCTCGTTCCTCGGGAGGTAATAAAACCCAATCCCTCCCTCCTGCTGAAAATCAATATACAAGGCTACGTCGTGAAAATGCTCAAGCGAATCTCCCTTGGTTCTTTAGCAGCGGCCCACGGTTCAACGCCATGGGCGAGCACTTGCGCACATAACCACCCGTTATCGAGAATGTAAGCTCCTGCCTCTCGAGCatggcgacgccctcgtccaggCTCTTCGCCAGGAAGACCTTGGAACCGGTTCCGTCGGAGAAATCGCAAACGATGGGATACAGGATCACCTTTCCGGGACCCACGGCGATGTAGAAATAGCCGCCCGAGTCGTCCGGGTAGGTGACGAGGGCAACAGGCTTGCTGGTCCTGGGCAGGGCGCTcttgacgccgacgcggaaacgcgagacgccgacgacggacaggGTGTTCTCGTAGTAGTGCATGACTCGATTGGTGGCATCGTGCAGCACCGTCTTTTCCGCGTTGCTGATCCACTGGCCCGAGCACGACGGGttctgctcgccgtcggcgagaacGGCGAAgatgttgccgttgctgcagGCAATCAAGGCCGTCGTGTTGTTGGGGTCGAGCACCATCGTGACCTCGTGTCCCCTGTTGTCGCTGTAGCTGCCTGACGACTGCTTAACGGTACCGCCGTCTTGGCTCGTCTCAGGTCTGCCATCCATGATCATGTCGCTCTCGAACGTCACCTCGTTCCTTCTCTCCACCTTTCGTGGCGTTCCCTTCAAGG of the Drechmeria coniospora strain ARSEF 6962 chromosome 01, whole genome shotgun sequence genome contains:
- a CDS encoding putative glycine decarboxylase P subunit, whose translation is MASRLARAGGMPLRPSASPLGFVARSRCFYQTSSLPGKVDAAKAKAESERPYSRKPQYGEMKRLRAQCKEPWKDFTARHIGPREDDIVDMLKALGPGAETLDSFVSQVIPADIMLPPQKKVQPKALSETEVRRVFKAMERSNKVRVWMNGGGYYPVETPAVIKRNILENPAWYTSYTPYQAEISQGRLQSLLNFQTMVSDLTGLPVANASLLDEGTAAAEAMTMSLNNLSTSRAKRPGKTYVVSSLVHHNTFRVMHGRAEGFGVHLRQVDLADAAALEQVEALGEDLVGIMAQYPDTNGGVGDLRALGDLAHRHGTLFSVATDLSALTILTPPGEFGADVAFGNSQRFGVPLGCGGPHAAFMAVKESSKRRLPGRIIGLSKDRTGNRALRLALQTREQHIRREKATSNVCTAQALLANMAAMYAIYHGPAQLKEMAVNNLRYARMLQAAAGHYGLDVSTKTLDPDGRVLSDTVTLRFATPAACYAFYDELMKQSISGGKSPTTDEIRLAVPATFSQDQFVRVVMAMQAVAGRNAADDALDVASHQWTAQLAQSSADLVKGIPDAVRRESNFLTHPVFNTHHSETEMLRYMHHLQSKDLSLVHSMIPLGSCTMKLNGTTQMELIGGEGVSNVHPYAPADSTLGYRKLFNATSAQLSALTGMAATSLQPNSGAQGEFAGLRVIRKFHEQQPGSKRDICLIPVSAHGTNPASATMAGMRVVPIKCDAETGNLDLVDLEAKCKKHEAELGAIMVTYPSTFGVFEPDIRKVCDLVHAHGGLVYMDGANMNAQIGLTSPGALGADVCHLNLHKTFCIPHGGGGPGIGPICVKDFLEPFLPSKHDQTPISSAPFGSASIVPISWAYISTMGDEGLRKATKTALLNANYLLARLKAHYPILYTNDKGRCAHEFIIDARPFKASAGIEVVDIAKRLQDYGFHAPTMSWPVPGTLMIEPTESESKEELDRFVEAMISIREEIREVEDGKQPREGNVLRNSPHTQADIILGDGGSWDRPYSRQKAAYPLPYLLEKKFWPTVTRVDDTYGDTNLFCTCPPVEDTTQQ